From the Tachyglossus aculeatus isolate mTacAcu1 chromosome 21, mTacAcu1.pri, whole genome shotgun sequence genome, one window contains:
- the LOC119942816 gene encoding carbonic anhydrase 15-like, with the protein MTAPASLGPGQVANTDNANYNSIVAGLKNVSHRGDSVDLSTFRLDQLLPSPANLSRYYRYTGSLTTPDCNQNVLWTVFEEQVSIGRLQLDLFVSTALSSAPGDPPVRMINNFRPTQPRRGRPVLASRDATVSAAPPSAPPPLALLSALLGLRLVLGS; encoded by the exons ATGACAGCTCCGGCTTCCCTGGGGCCTGGGCAGGTGGCGAATACCGACAATGCCAACTACAACAGCATCGTTGCTGGGCTGAAGAACGTCTCCCATCGGG gggattCGGTAGATTTGTCCACCTTCCGCCTGGaccagctgctgcccagcccggCTAACCTGTCCCGCTATTACCGCTACACCGGTTCGCTGACCACACCGGACTGCAACCAGAACGTCCTCTGGACCGTCTTTGAGGAGCAGGTGTCCATCGGCCGCCTCCAG CTGGACCTGTTTGTGAGCACGGCCCTGTCCAGCGCTCCCGGTGACCCCCCCGTCAGAATGATCAACAACTTTCGTCCCACCCAGCCACGTCGGGGCCGCCCGGTCCTGGCTTCGCGGGATGCCACAGTCAGCGCCGCGCCCCCGTCCGCACCCCCGCCCctggctctgctttctgctctctTGGGCCTGCGGCTTGTGCTGGGCTCCTAG